A genomic segment from Myxococcales bacterium encodes:
- a CDS encoding DUF4388 domain-containing protein — MESARRPPVQLGVQLGTADSGAATVGGAEGMLARTPLAHLLAYAEQRKLTGTLRLESPTEKVELGIEDGSVCAASTTAPVAYLGQVLYELGVIDSAALNSSLAELASRRRVTPGVRHGDVLIDQGLADARGVASGLREQLERKVVHAFSLPPSTRYVFASGELSANRTSIVDPLRLVWLGVRAHRPLEQALSTLSRFGVPTFRLDAGAELERFGFSKEDRALAESFRVLRAPSGPTETLLAYTLVITRALRAEREATPMTSQPAPRMFTPPAMAATREEVAPKSVRRPQTQAPARVSNDARVNFQNAEIAVAQRDLSAAEILCRRATEDEPHQAEYLALLGWVRFLRTDKTKEPLEMLDRALDMFPGCERAYVYRAQVYRKAGELDKAMLDFRTAHTLNPANVEAAREVRLAEMRAKQGVRSSSGLFQKILKKS, encoded by the coding sequence ATGGAGTCCGCCCGTCGTCCCCCCGTCCAGCTCGGCGTCCAGCTCGGCACCGCCGACAGTGGTGCGGCGACGGTGGGCGGCGCAGAAGGGATGTTGGCGCGAACGCCACTGGCGCACCTGCTCGCCTACGCCGAACAACGGAAGCTCACCGGCACGCTTCGCCTCGAGTCCCCCACCGAGAAGGTGGAGCTCGGCATCGAAGACGGCTCCGTGTGCGCGGCCTCCACCACCGCGCCCGTCGCTTACCTCGGCCAAGTCCTCTACGAACTGGGCGTCATTGATTCAGCGGCCCTGAACAGCTCGCTCGCGGAGCTCGCTTCGCGGCGTCGCGTCACGCCTGGCGTGCGCCACGGCGACGTCCTCATCGACCAGGGGCTCGCAGACGCGCGAGGCGTCGCCAGCGGCCTTCGCGAGCAGCTGGAGCGCAAGGTCGTCCACGCGTTCTCATTGCCGCCGAGCACTCGATACGTCTTTGCGTCCGGTGAACTCAGCGCCAACCGCACGAGCATCGTAGACCCGCTCCGGCTCGTGTGGCTCGGCGTCCGAGCCCACCGCCCGCTCGAGCAAGCGCTCTCGACGCTGAGTCGATTCGGCGTGCCGACGTTTCGCCTCGACGCGGGGGCGGAGCTCGAGCGGTTCGGCTTCTCGAAAGAAGACCGCGCCCTCGCCGAGTCCTTCCGCGTGCTGCGCGCGCCCTCGGGCCCGACGGAGACGCTGCTCGCGTACACGCTCGTCATCACGCGCGCCCTTCGAGCCGAGCGCGAGGCCACGCCCATGACCTCGCAGCCGGCGCCGCGGATGTTCACGCCTCCGGCCATGGCGGCGACGCGCGAGGAGGTCGCGCCAAAGTCGGTGCGGCGCCCGCAGACGCAGGCCCCCGCCCGCGTCTCCAACGACGCCCGCGTCAATTTTCAGAACGCGGAGATCGCCGTCGCGCAGCGCGATCTGAGCGCCGCGGAGATCCTCTGCCGACGCGCGACGGAAGACGAGCCGCATCAGGCCGAATACCTCGCGCTGCTCGGCTGGGTTCGCTTCCTCCGCACCGACAAGACGAAAGAGCCTCTCGAGATGTTGGATCGCGCCTTGGACATGTTCCCCGGCTGCGAGCGAGCTTACGTGTATCGTGCACAGGTCTACCGAAAGGCCGGTGAGCTCGACAAAGCGATGCTGGACTTCCGCACCGCCCACACGCTCAACCCCGCGAACGTCGAAGCCGCGCGAGAGGTGCGCCTCGCCGAGATGCGCGCCAAGCAAGGCGTGCGAAGCTCAAGCGGACTCTTCCAAAAGATTCTGAAGAAGAGCTAG